Proteins found in one Bordetella genomosp. 11 genomic segment:
- a CDS encoding Fe2+-dependent dioxygenase: protein MLITIPKVLNAVQVRALRDLLDNAGPAWVDGKVSAGYQGAAVKFNQQIDEQSGVAHRVQDIVLGAVERNPAFISAVLPNVAYPPMVNRYGVGMTFGAHVDGGVRIHPHTGRKVRTDVSITLFLSDASEYDGGELQVHDTYGLHSVKLDAGDMVVYPASSLHQVTPITRGTRLGCFFWVQSLVREDARRSMLYDLDNAIQRLNQTQGDPVARSKLVGCYHNLLREWSET from the coding sequence ATGCTGATCACCATACCCAAGGTTCTGAATGCCGTGCAGGTGCGGGCCCTGCGGGATCTGCTGGATAACGCGGGTCCCGCGTGGGTGGACGGCAAGGTCTCGGCCGGCTACCAGGGCGCGGCCGTCAAGTTCAACCAGCAGATCGACGAGCAGTCCGGCGTGGCCCATCGCGTGCAGGACATCGTGCTGGGCGCGGTGGAGCGCAATCCCGCGTTCATCAGCGCGGTACTGCCCAACGTGGCGTATCCGCCCATGGTGAACCGGTACGGCGTGGGCATGACGTTCGGCGCGCACGTGGATGGCGGCGTGCGCATCCATCCGCACACCGGGCGCAAGGTGCGCACCGATGTCTCCATCACGCTGTTCCTGAGCGACGCTTCGGAATATGACGGCGGCGAACTCCAGGTGCACGATACCTATGGCCTGCACAGCGTCAAGCTGGATGCGGGCGACATGGTGGTGTATCCGGCCAGCAGCCTGCACCAGGTCACGCCGATCACGCGGGGCACGCGCCTGGGCTGTTTCTTCTGGGTGCAAAGCCTGGTCCGCGAAGACGCCCGGCGCAGCATGCTGTACGACCTGGACAATGCCATCCAGCGCCTGAACCAGACCCAGGGCGACCCCGTCGCGCGCAGCAAATTGGTGGGTTGTTATCACAACCTGCTGCGGGAATGGAGCGAGACCTGA